A section of the Acanthochromis polyacanthus isolate Apoly-LR-REF ecotype Palm Island chromosome 1, KAUST_Apoly_ChrSc, whole genome shotgun sequence genome encodes:
- the LOC110963502 gene encoding regulator of G-protein signaling 6-like, with protein sequence LNNLCLASPQIEDIVTRIQDEKAGGVAIRTVKSFLSKIPSVVSGADIVQWLMKNLSIEDPAEAIHLGSLIAAHGYIFPISDHVLTLKDDGTLYRFQSPYFWPSNCWEPENTDYAIYLCKRTMQNKARLELADYEAENLARLQRAFARKWEFIFMQAEAQVKIDRKKDKAERKILDSQERAFWDVHRPVPGCVNTTEMDIRKCRREKNPHRVKKSVYGVPDDGQSQPSPIHISSQTARKPTKEDVQKEITFLNIQLDRHCMKVSKVADSLMSYTEQFMEYDSFVSATEPSNPWISDDTSFWDLEASRDPSQQRVKKWGFSLEEALKDPAGRDQFLKFLESEFSSENLRFWLAVQDLKRRPLQEVSSRAQEIWQEFLAEGAPSSINLDSHSYERTSQNLKDPGRYSYEDAQEHIFKLMKSDSYARFLRSNIYQDLLLARKKQPADTEQGRRTSLEKFTRSVGKSLTGKRLTGLMQS encoded by the exons CTGAACAACCTCTGTCTGGCCTCCCCACAGATTGAAGACATCGTTACACGGATACAAGATGAGAAAGCAGGTGGCGTCGCCATCCGGACCGTCAAAAGCTTCCTCTCCAAGATCCCAAGTGTGGTATCAG GAGCAGACATTGTTCAGTGGCTCATGAAAAACCTCTCCATCGAGGATCCAG CTGAAGCCATCCACCTCGGGAGTCTGATCGCTGCCCACGGCTACATCTTCCCCATCTCAGACCACGTTCTGACACTGAAAGACGACGGGACCCTTTATCGCTTTCAG TCTCCATACTTCTGGCCTTCAAATTGTTGGGAACCCGAGAACACAGACTATG cCATTTACCTGTGCAAGCGCACCATGCAGAATAAAGCCAGGCTGGAGCTCGCTGACTATGAAGCT GAGAACCTCGCCCGCCTGCAGAGGGCTTTCGCCAGGAAGTGGGAGTTCATCTTCATGCAAGCCGAGGCTCAAGTCAA GATCGACAGGAAGAAGGACAAGGCAGAGAGGAAGATCCTTGACAGCCAGGAGAGAGCATTTTGGGACGTCCACCGGCCAGTG CCAGGCTGTGTCAACACCACAGAGATGGACATCCGCAAGTGCCGAAGAGAGAAGAACCCACACAGGGTAAAAAAG tCGGTCTACGGGGTACCAGATGATGGCCAGAGCCAGCCGAGTCCCATCCACATCAGCTCCCAGACAGCCAGGAAGCCCACCAAAGAGGATGTTCAGAAGGAG ATTACCTTCTTGAACATCCAGCTGGACAGACACTGTATGAAGGTTTCCAAAGTGGCCGACAGTCTGATGAGCTACACGGAGCAGTTCATGGAGTATGACTCCTTTGTGTCGGCCACAGAGCCCTCCAACCCCTGGATCAGTGACGACACTTCCTTCTGGGACTTGGAGGCAAG TCGTGACCCCAGCCAGCAGCGTGTGAAGAAATGGGGCTTCTCTCTGGAGGAAGCACTGAAGGATCCTGCAGGACGAGACCAGTTCCTCAAGTTCCTGGAGTCAGAATTCAGCTCAGAGAACCTGCG GTTCTGGTTGGCAGTGCAGGATCTGAAACGCCGGCCGCTCCAGGAAGTGTCGTCCAGAGCTCAGGAGATCTGGCAGGAGTTTCTGGCCGAAGGAGCACCGAGCTCCATCAACCTGGACTCTCACAGCTACGAGCGCACCAGCCAGAACCTCAAAGACCCGGGACGATACAGCTATGAGGACGCTCAG GAGCACATATTCAAGCTAATGAAAAGTGACAGCTATGCACGCTTTTTGCGATCCAACATCTACCAAGACCTCCTGTTAGCTAGAAAGAAG CAGCCAGCAGACACTGAACAGGGCCGCCGCACCTCCTTGGAGAAGTTCACCCGCAGTGTG GGCAAGTCGTTGACGGGAAAGCGCCTGACAGGCCTGATGCAGTCCTGA